The following proteins are co-located in the Mesorhizobium sp. M1E.F.Ca.ET.045.02.1.1 genome:
- a CDS encoding NAD(P)H-dependent oxidoreductase codes for MSRRILIVIGHPDPSPERLCRALAAAYAEGAQRAGHVVRKIDLAALEFPLLRTTQEFEHGVVPDSLKEAAEAVIWAQHIVFVFPLWLGTMPAMLKAFLEQVMRPGVAFAYPDKGIGLPKTLLRGRSARLVVTMGMPAAVYRLWFLGHGLAGMRRSILNFAGIKPVRETLFGMIANASDAKRAGWMKQMQSLGERAV; via the coding sequence ATGTCACGCCGCATACTCATTGTCATCGGCCATCCCGACCCGTCTCCCGAGCGGCTCTGCCGCGCGTTGGCAGCGGCATATGCCGAAGGCGCGCAACGGGCTGGCCATGTCGTGCGCAAGATCGACCTCGCCGCGCTGGAGTTCCCGCTGCTTCGAACAACGCAGGAATTCGAGCACGGAGTGGTCCCCGACAGCCTCAAGGAAGCTGCCGAGGCAGTCATTTGGGCACAGCACATCGTCTTTGTCTTCCCGCTTTGGCTCGGAACCATGCCGGCCATGCTCAAGGCATTTCTCGAGCAGGTAATGCGGCCGGGGGTCGCGTTCGCCTATCCGGACAAGGGCATCGGACTCCCCAAAACCTTGCTGCGCGGCCGCTCCGCGCGCCTGGTGGTGACGATGGGAATGCCCGCGGCAGTCTATAGGCTTTGGTTCCTCGGCCACGGCTTGGCCGGCATGCGGCGAAGCATCCTCAACTTCGCCGGCATCAAGCCGGTGCGCGAGACTTTGTTCGGCATGATCGCGAACGCCAGCGATGCGAAGCGGGCGGGCTGGATGAAGCAAATGCAGAGCCTGGGTGAGCGCGCCGTGTAG
- a CDS encoding class I SAM-dependent methyltransferase, whose amino-acid sequence MDIPRIFNVTESAHRIHNPFTPEKLATLGAALRLEPETRVLDLGSGSGEMLCSWARDYGISGTGIDKSRLFTEQAKLRAEELGVADRVEFIHGDASGYVADEKVGVAACLGATWIGGGVVGTIELLAESLYTGGIILIGEPYWLQSPPTEDVAKGCLAGSISDFLMLPGLLASFGNLDYDVVEMVLADQDGWDRYEAAKWLTMRRWLDTNPDDDFAKDVRAQLTSEPGRYAAYTREYLGWGVFALMAR is encoded by the coding sequence GTGGACATCCCCCGGATCTTCAACGTCACCGAAAGCGCTCACCGCATCCACAACCCATTCACGCCCGAAAAGCTCGCCACTCTCGGCGCGGCGTTGCGCCTTGAACCAGAGACCCGTGTGCTGGACCTCGGCAGCGGTTCAGGCGAGATGCTGTGCAGTTGGGCACGCGATTACGGGATTAGCGGCACCGGTATCGACAAGAGCCGATTGTTCACCGAGCAAGCGAAGCTGCGCGCCGAAGAACTCGGGGTCGCCGATCGAGTCGAGTTCATCCACGGCGACGCTTCCGGCTATGTGGCCGACGAAAAGGTCGGTGTAGCAGCCTGTCTCGGTGCCACGTGGATCGGCGGAGGAGTCGTCGGCACCATCGAGCTTCTGGCTGAGAGCCTCTACACCGGAGGGATCATCCTCATCGGCGAGCCGTACTGGCTGCAGTCGCCGCCCACGGAAGACGTTGCCAAGGGATGCCTTGCCGGTTCGATCTCCGACTTTCTCATGCTTCCAGGACTTCTCGCGTCTTTCGGCAACCTCGACTACGACGTTGTGGAAATGGTTCTGGCGGACCAGGACGGCTGGGACAGGTACGAGGCGGCCAAGTGGCTCACCATGCGCCGGTGGCTCGACACGAATCCCGACGACGATTTCGCAAAAGATGTTCGAGCCCAACTGACCTCTGAACCCGGACGTTACGCCGCGTACACGCGCGAATACCTGGGCTGGGGCGTGTTCGCGCTGATGGCACGGTGA
- the trxC gene encoding thioredoxin TrxC, producing MTQENLVVCTKCGAINRLPLTRKGSDAKCGKCGTRLFSGHPEDIDAVNFDRQIGRGSLPVLVDVWAPWCGPCKMMAPAYEAAARALEPDIRLIKLNSDAEQSAAVRLGIRGIPTMILFRHQREIARISGAMSTGQIVNWVRSHLPTATSSA from the coding sequence ATGACACAGGAGAACCTGGTGGTTTGCACCAAATGTGGTGCGATCAATCGCCTGCCGCTCACCCGAAAAGGCAGCGACGCGAAATGCGGAAAGTGTGGCACAAGGCTTTTTTCGGGGCACCCGGAAGACATTGACGCGGTGAACTTCGACCGTCAGATCGGTCGCGGCAGTTTGCCTGTTCTTGTCGACGTCTGGGCCCCATGGTGCGGTCCATGCAAGATGATGGCGCCAGCCTATGAAGCTGCCGCCAGGGCGCTCGAGCCTGACATCCGCCTGATCAAGCTGAATTCGGACGCGGAGCAGTCGGCCGCGGTCAGGCTCGGCATTCGCGGTATCCCGACCATGATCCTTTTTCGCCATCAGCGGGAGATCGCGCGCATATCGGGGGCGATGAGCACCGGCCAGATCGTCAACTGGGTTCGCAGTCACCTGCCGACAGCCACCAGCTCAGCCTGA